TGTATTTTCTGATTAAAGGATTTACTGTACCAAATTCAGCATTTTTCTCTATTGTTGTCATATTAGTATTAGCGTTTTTTGCCCACCGATTTAAAGAGAATATTGGGAGAAGTTTATTATACGCTGGAATTTTAATTGCTTTTGCGTTTAGTCTTCAATATATCATTTTGTTTATAAATCAGTTTTTAAGTCGGGATATACTCTGGAGAAACGAAATTCCATTTTTAGTCGTCATTAGTTTAGTAATTGCCAGTCTATTTGCGGTAGGTCAGAAAAAATTAAAGGTAGAGTCTGCTCCTGTTCGTTATGGCGTAACAGAATTAATAAGAGGTTTTGAACTAGCTGCTCGTAACTCATTAGCAGTAGTTGTTGCTTGTGGTACGGCTGGGATATTAATAGGGGTTGTAAATTTAACAGGATTATCTCTGAAACTATCAAACATGATCATATCGTTCTCAGGAAGCGTAACGGCCATGCTACCAAGTTTCTTAGTGTTTGATAACACCCAGTTGTATTTTGCATTAATCTTGACTGTATTTGCATGTTTAATCTTAGGATTAGGATTACCGACGACAGCCACTTACGTTATCTTAGCGGCAATGGTTGCTCCGGCATTAGTAGGTTTAGGTGTACCTCTTCTTGCTGCACATCTATTTGTCTTATATTATGGAGTATTAGCAGATGATACACCTCCAATTAACTTACCAGCTTATGCAACAGCAGGAATAGCCAAAGCTGAACCAATCCGAACAGGTATCCAAGGCTTTAAATTCGACTCAGGTGCGTTACTGTTGCCTTTTGCATTTGCCACAAATCCAACAATATTATTGTTAAACCCTGATGCTACTTGGATTGACGTAACTTTAAACATCTTTACAGCGTTAATAGGGATCATTGCGTTTGCCTCATTTATTCAACAGTGGCTAATCGTAAAATATGCTTGGTTTGAGCGCATTGGTGCCTTAGTAGCAGCTCTTGTTTTAATACATGGACATTGGGTGACAGATATAACAGGGATCACAATCCTAGTGCTACTTGTAATTTCACAATATATACGAGCAAAAAAAGCAGGGAAAATAGGAAATAAAACCGAGGTTGGGTGCCAGGCACCATAAATGGACAAAAACGTTAAGGTGTCCACTTGGAATGGACAATGAAGGTTTTTAAAAGCTTGAGTCAATTAGAATTTAAACAAAATTCTAGTGAACACCCCATTTTGAAAGAGCATATTCTGTAGAGAATTGACTTTATATTAGCCGGGGGTGGTTATGTTTTGCTTTCTCTTGAAGAACTTCAAGATCCATTGTCTGAAGAAAGCCTAGAAATACAATATGCAATTTTAAATTCTGACCCATATTTCTTACAGCATGCAGAAGGGAAAATAGAAATACCAAAAGTACAAATCATACAGGAAAACCTAGAATATTTGTCTTTAGGTGCAAAATTTTATTTTCTTAAGAAATCAACGGAGATTGTTGGGTTAGCGCATTATGTTCCATATAATCCTTACGATCATACATTATGGCTGAGTTTATTTATCATAGATAAAGCCTATCAAAAAAATAAACTTGGCTATAAAGGGTATCTATTATTTGAAGATTTCTTAAGAGAGAAACATAACGTAGACAAAATAAGGTTATGTGTTCAAGTTCAGAATAAGCGGGGCGCAAGGTTCTGGGAGCAAAATGGCTATAAAAAAGTAATGTCTACCATTGACCAAAAGAACCTTCACATTGATATCTACGACAAAATATTTTCATAGACTAGCACAATCTATTAAAGAGATGTGCTAGTTTTTTTGTCGAAAACTAGATTGTTGTAAATTTTCTGAATATAAATTATAATTCGAATATATTTTAAAATTATCTGAAAAAAGGAGGTTTTTTCATGGAGGAACTAGTAGGTTGGTTAAATGGTATTCTGTGGAGTCAGCCAGTTATTTATGCTATTTTGGGTGTCGGACTTTTATTTTCTGTTTTAACTCGTTTTCTTCAGGTAAGACATATTAAAGACATGTTTGTATTAATGTTTCAAGGAAAAAGCTCTAAACAAGGGATTTCCTCATTCCAAGCTCTAGCAGTAGCTCTTTCGGGGCGTGTAGGTACCGGTAACATTGCGGGTACTGCAACTGCGATTGCGATGGGTGGTCCGGGAGCTGTATTTTGGATGTGGACAATTGCTTTTATTGGAGCAGGTAGTGCTTTCGTCGAGTCAACTCTTGGTCAAATTTATAAAGTGAACCAAGACGGACAATATCGCGGGGGGCCAGCATATTACATAGAAAAGGGTATCGGCTGGAAATGGTTTGCCGTAATATTCGCCTTTTCTGCAGTAATTGCGCTTAGCTTATTATTACCAGGTATTCAATCCAATTCAATTGCATCAGGTATGGAAAATGCATTTGGTATAAGCAAGTCAGTAACAGGAATTGTTTTAGTAGGACTTATCGGAATTATTATTTTCGGTGGTATTAAAAGGATTGCTACAGTAGCCCAATACGTAGTACCTTTCATGGCGTTAGCTTATATGTTCGTAGCTCTAATTATTGTTGTTATGAACATCAGCCAATTCCCTGCAGTAATTTCTTTAATCGTAAGAAGCGCATTTGCTGCTGACTCTGCCTTTGGAGGTATTATTGGTCTGGCTGTTGCGTGGGGAGTAAAGCGTGGGGTATTCTCGAACGAAGCTGGTCAAGGAACTGGACCACATGCCGCTGCAGCTGCTGAAGTTTCGCATCCAGCAAAACAAGGTTTAGTTCAAGCTGCTTCTGTCTATATTGATACACTTCTTGTGTGTTCTGCAACTGCATTCATGATTTTAGTAACAGGTATGTACAACGTGAAAGATGCAGCTGGGAATTTTATTGTTGAAAATTTACCAGGTGTTGATGCAGGACCTGCATTTACACAAAATGCGATTGAGTCTGTTATGCCTGGATTTGGAGCATCGTTTGTTGCGATTGCATTATTCTTCTTCGCATTTACAACTATCATGGCTTACTACTATATGGCTGAAACAAACATTGCTTACATGTTACGTGGGAAGAATGGAACAATCCCAATGACTATTTTAAAAATAGTTCTACTTGTAGCTACATTCTTTGGGGCAATTAGAGCAACAGGTTTAGCTTGGGATTTAGGAGATGTTGGGTTAGGGTTAATGGTTTGGTTAAACTTAATCGCGATCCTAATTCTTGCAAAACCAGCATTAGCTGCGTTGAGAGATTACGAAGAGCAAAAGAAACAAGGCCTCGACCCAGTGTTTGACCCAGTTAAGCTTGGTATTAAAAACGCTGATTATTGGGAGCATGAATATAAAAAAGAGGATAATGTAGGGTAAATTAGAATTATGAATTGTCAATTATGAATTATCAATTGATGAAAGAATCTCTTAGATGCTTTCGAGAAGGGTAGTCACTGTAAAACGGTGGCTACTTTTTTTGTTGAAACTGAGCAACCTTTAGACTCCCGCACCAATTAAAATTCATAATTCCTAATTCAAAATTGGTTTTACTTAGAATCTACTAAGCCTCAAGTCTTATACAAAATATATCTGAGGTTCATTATGAGAAGTTTGAAATGTAGGTAAGATAGAGTCATAAGAAGGGAGGAATTAACGTGAAAAAATTTGGATTGTTTATTTTAGGTGGGATTGCAGCGATCATCTTGATTGCCAATTTAGGACCGATGGCGATGTTTGCAATTAGCCTGGCTATTTTATACTACGCATTTAAGGGGTTTATGAAAGCAGACACATCGTTAAGTAAAGTCGCTTGGGCTGTTGTAGGATTAATCCTATTTTCCATCACAGCATCAAACGTACCAGCTTTAGTAGGAGTTTTAGCAGCTGTCGTTCTTTACTTCGTCTATAAAAAATGGAATGAAGAACCATCGATCATTGAACCTAAACAAACACAAACAGAATCAACAGATCCATTCGTGAATTTTGAAAGAGAATGGGCTGAATTAAAAAGAAACTTCTAAATACAAATTAAAAGGAGCGAATGAACATGAGTTTATTTTCAAGAATTAAAAACACAATTGCAGCAGACGTACACGAGATGTTAGATGAGAAAGAACAAAAAAATCCAATTGCCCTACTCAACCAATATCTACGTGATTGTGAGAAAGAAGTAGAGAAGGTTAGAAAGTTAGTTGAAAGGCAATATCTATTAAAAGAAGAGTTCACAAAAGAGTATAATGATGCTAGGCTTCTAGCAGATAAACGTAAGTATCAAGTTGAGGTTGCAGCTAGAGCTGGAGAAACTGAATTAATGAATTTCGCGATCCAAGAGCAGACTCACTACGAGGAGCGTGCTAGCCGCTTAAAGCTTTCGTTAGAGCAGGCAACATCACACTTATATGAGCTTGAACAAAAGTACGAAGAAATGAAGCATAAGCTAAAGGATATGCACATCAAACGAATGGAATTAATGGGTCGTGAAAATATGACTCGTGCTAACCATCGCATGGACCAAATGCTAGAACACAATGGTTATACTGGAAAAACCGGGTCGAAATTTGATGAGATGGACCGTTACCTTGACCGCCTTGAGCATCAAGCAAACTCTCAGTATCACCGTAATACGATCGACAGCCGAATTGCCCAATTAGAGAAACAACTAAAAAATCAAGAAAGTCATTCTATTTCTTAGTAGAAACGTGATATATTTTAAATAGATTTAATGACGTTGCCCACGTTTAGCGGGCAACGTTTACGTGTAATGTTAGGATGAAACGGGGAGAGACCTTATGGATAATCATACAAAGTCAGATTATATTAGCTGGACCATTTTAATAGGATTACTTCTTCTCGTCGTAGAAATTACCTTCTTTAACAAAGGTTTAGCATTTACACTAATTTTTGCGGGGGCATTACTTTACTTTGGTGGAAAACGGCTGCAAAGTTCCATCGGTAAATTAATTTTTGGACTAGGATGTCTTGTCTTATTTTTTACCACGATTGATATGATTGTCTTTAAGTTTTTAATTTTTGCAGTGATTGCTTATGTCATCATTTATTTTTATAAATCTAAAAATCGTCCATTACTGATCCAACCTGTAATGAAGGATTTGGACCGTACCGGGATACAAGTGTTAAAACAACCGCCTTTATTTAAAAATTTATTTTATGGACGCCAAGCGACACCTGAGCAAATTTACGAATGGCAGGATGTAAATATCCAAACAGGAATTGGTGACGCCAGAATCGACCTAAGTAATACAGTACTCCCAAAAGGTGAGGCTGTGATAGCGATTCGTAATTTTATTGGCAATATACAAGTTCTCGTTCCGTATGATGTAGAAGTAAATGTTGCCCATTCAGTCTTGGCGGGTACGACGATTGTTTTTGAAGAAGCAAATGAAAAATTGTTTAATCAAACATTGGTGTATAGAACAAATGGCTATATGGAGGCACCACATAAAATAAAAATTATAACCTCGATGGGGATTGGTAGATTAGAGGTGAAAAGAATATGAGGTTTATGCAGAAGCAAATGATCTGGAGCATTGTATTTTCTCTGATTCTTTTCACTATTTTCACCATTATATACATAACGGTATTTCCGGTAGAAAATTGGGGTTTGTTACTTGATGCAAAAATCTTTGACTTACCAATTTACATATTCTTACCGGGGATTGCTATTGCTTTAGGGATTATCTTTGGCTTATCTGGCATTATGACTTTTAAAAAACAGTTAGAAGTCGTAGAAGAGGCATTACAACAGCTTGAGCAGGGACGGCTTTTTGAGGAAGAGAAAGTCACCTATTCGGAAGAACTGGCTCCAGTTTTCCAAAAAGTAAAGAGTATCCAAAGGCAGATGATCGAACAAGTAAAGACGGCCCAGAAGCTTGCGAGTGAAAAAGCCGTTGATCAAGAGAAAGAAGTACAAAAGATTGTTTCACAAGAACGTAATCGCTTAGCTAGAGAGTTACATGACTCAGTGAGTCAGCAATTATTCGCAGCATCTATGTTGATGAGTGCTATTACAGAGACGAAGCAAGAGGAAGACAGCCGAGAAGCAAAACAATTAAAGCTAGTTGAAGAAATGATTCATCAATCTCAGTTAGAAATGAGAGCACTGCTTTTACATCTACGCCCAGTTCCACTTAAAGGAAAATCTCTTCAAGAAGGAATGCAGGAGCTTCTTAACGAACTATCACAAAAAGTTCCGATGGAAATATCATGGAAAATAGAAGAAGTCCCTTTAGAAAAAGGGGTAGAGGATCATTTGTTTCGAATTTTACAAGAGTCTGTTTCCAATACGCTTCGACATTCCAAAGCTACTAGCCTAGAAGTGCTTTTGATTAACCGCGATGATTTAATTATTCTACGAATTTCAGATGATGGTGTTGGTTTTAATGTTTCTGAGGAAAAAGCTGGATCCTACGGGTTGCAAAACATGCATGAACGGGCAAAAGAAATTGGTGGCGTCCTGAAGGTAGTAAGCCTAAAAAATAAAGGAACTAGATTAGAAGTCAAAGTTCCATTAATGGTGGGTGACTAAGAGTGATAAAGGTATTATTTGTAGATGATCATGAAATGGTAAGGATAGGCGTCACTTCCTACTTATCGGCACAGCCTGACATCGAGGTTGTTGCTGAAGCGGATAATGGTGCCCGTGGTGTTGAGCTAGCCCTTGAGCTGAGACCAGACATCGTTTTAATGGACTTAGTTATGAAGGAAATGGACGGTATTGAAGCAACTCGTAGAATTATCGAAGCGTGGCCTGAAGCAAAAATCATCATTGTGACAAGTTTCCTTGATGATGAAAAAGTCTACCCAGCTCTTGAAGCAGGAGCTACCAGCTACATGCTAAAAACTTCAAAAGCAAGCGACATAGCTAATGCGGTACGTGCCACCTTCCAGGGACAAACGGTGCTAGAGCCTGAAGTTACTGGGAAAATGATGACGAAAATGCGTCAGAAGAAAGTAATTCAACCACACGAGCAACTGACTGAGCGGGAGATGGAAATATTACTTTTAATTGCTGAGGGAAAAACAAATCAGGAAATCGCTGATGAAGCGTTTATTGCATTAAAAACGGTGAAGGTTCACGTCAGCAATATATTAGGAAAGCTAGAAGTAAACGATCGGACCCAAGCGGTCATTTATGCCTTTAAGCATGGGTTAATCAAATAGGAGAAGCACAGAGTTGGCGAAGAACTCTGTGCTTTTTTTGGGCTTTGGGTTTGTCGAAAATGTTAGTATTTTGTCGTTTGGCATGTAAATCATCGTATTTGGACTATAAATCATCGGTTTTGGATTATAAAGTATAGTTTTTGGACTATAAATCATCAATTTTGGCTCATAAAACAAAAACTACCTACTCAAAAGCAAGACATTTTAACCCGCATAGCGAGCTTAAGATACGAATCCTTAGATTTTACCGCAAAAAATCTATTTTTAAGGAAAAAAACCGCTTAATGTCCATGCTCATGGTCATGTCCCTCATATTCTTGAACACTTTTTGCTATAATAACGTCGCTATTCTCGTTTGTAATTTCCATTTCAAATTCATCAGCGTGATGTTCAGTAAAAATACGATATGTACCAGCTTCTTGAATAGTAAACGTGTAGCTAGTTGACCCTTTCACATTTAAAGACAGGTTATAGGCATACTCACTTTCGGCGGCAAAGTAGTCACCTTCATGAAATAATTCACCACCAGTATCCATAATATGAGCCGCATGATGTTCAAGATCTTTAATATTACTATCTTCTTTGATAAAAGTTAGTAACATCGTTTCGTCACCAAACTCATTTTGTTTAAATTCTAATGAATAGGTTCCGGCTACTAGTTCATAGCTTCCTGCCCATTCAAAAGGAAGTTCATCGTGGCTATGATCATCAGCATGAGTATCTTCACCAATAGCGCTCTCGTTAACAGCTTCTTTTTCATTGCACCCTATTAAACCAATGGTAAGGATTGTTCCGAGCACTAGTGGGAAAAGTCTCTTCATGTTACTTCCTCCTCAAGCTTTTGCTTCTCTATATAATCTCTACATACCTGACAAACGGCCTGGTGGGACGGGCAGTTAGCGGCTGTATCATGGACTTTTCCG
The Anaerobacillus alkaliphilus DNA segment above includes these coding regions:
- a CDS encoding TRAP transporter permease; the encoded protein is MSKEKQEVSNPLELEGSDRHLVGKWAVIILIVSLIMSGYHFYTAGFGLQVSTRTHLIFHLTIGLTLVFLMYPIRKGLKQTKIPWYDFLLALLVAFVGFYIIQNQQSPSILSARPTTLDVSVGVALVLLVLEATRRVVGKPLVIIASVFIGYYFLGAYMPGAFRHVRADFERFFYEMTYTTAGIFGTPISVSATYVFIFILFGAILESTGAGKMFIDLALRAFGKYKGGPAKAAVVASGMLGSISGSSTANAVTTGTFTIPLMKKVGFKPHVAGGVEVAASSSGQFLPPVMGAAAFLMIEYTNIPYVEIIKSALIPAILCYVAILIMVHLEASKNNIRGLKKSELVSSRKTLLQQGYLILPIFVLLYFLIKGFTVPNSAFFSIVVILVLAFFAHRFKENIGRSLLYAGILIAFAFSLQYIILFINQFLSRDILWRNEIPFLVVISLVIASLFAVGQKKLKVESAPVRYGVTELIRGFELAARNSLAVVVACGTAGILIGVVNLTGLSLKLSNMIISFSGSVTAMLPSFLVFDNTQLYFALILTVFACLILGLGLPTTATYVILAAMVAPALVGLGVPLLAAHLFVLYYGVLADDTPPINLPAYATAGIAKAEPIRTGIQGFKFDSGALLLPFAFATNPTILLLNPDATWIDVTLNIFTALIGIIAFASFIQQWLIVKYAWFERIGALVAALVLIHGHWVTDITGITILVLLVISQYIRAKKAGKIGNKTEVGCQAP
- a CDS encoding GNAT family N-acetyltransferase — protein: MLSLEELQDPLSEESLEIQYAILNSDPYFLQHAEGKIEIPKVQIIQENLEYLSLGAKFYFLKKSTEIVGLAHYVPYNPYDHTLWLSLFIIDKAYQKNKLGYKGYLLFEDFLREKHNVDKIRLCVQVQNKRGARFWEQNGYKKVMSTIDQKNLHIDIYDKIFS
- a CDS encoding alanine/glycine:cation symporter family protein is translated as MEELVGWLNGILWSQPVIYAILGVGLLFSVLTRFLQVRHIKDMFVLMFQGKSSKQGISSFQALAVALSGRVGTGNIAGTATAIAMGGPGAVFWMWTIAFIGAGSAFVESTLGQIYKVNQDGQYRGGPAYYIEKGIGWKWFAVIFAFSAVIALSLLLPGIQSNSIASGMENAFGISKSVTGIVLVGLIGIIIFGGIKRIATVAQYVVPFMALAYMFVALIIVVMNISQFPAVISLIVRSAFAADSAFGGIIGLAVAWGVKRGVFSNEAGQGTGPHAAAAAEVSHPAKQGLVQAASVYIDTLLVCSATAFMILVTGMYNVKDAAGNFIVENLPGVDAGPAFTQNAIESVMPGFGASFVAIALFFFAFTTIMAYYYMAETNIAYMLRGKNGTIPMTILKIVLLVATFFGAIRATGLAWDLGDVGLGLMVWLNLIAILILAKPALAALRDYEEQKKQGLDPVFDPVKLGIKNADYWEHEYKKEDNVG
- a CDS encoding flagellar basal body rod protein; the encoded protein is MKKFGLFILGGIAAIILIANLGPMAMFAISLAILYYAFKGFMKADTSLSKVAWAVVGLILFSITASNVPALVGVLAAVVLYFVYKKWNEEPSIIEPKQTQTESTDPFVNFEREWAELKRNF
- a CDS encoding PspA/IM30 family protein: MSLFSRIKNTIAADVHEMLDEKEQKNPIALLNQYLRDCEKEVEKVRKLVERQYLLKEEFTKEYNDARLLADKRKYQVEVAARAGETELMNFAIQEQTHYEERASRLKLSLEQATSHLYELEQKYEEMKHKLKDMHIKRMELMGRENMTRANHRMDQMLEHNGYTGKTGSKFDEMDRYLDRLEHQANSQYHRNTIDSRIAQLEKQLKNQESHSIS
- the liaF gene encoding cell wall-active antibiotics response protein LiaF; amino-acid sequence: MDNHTKSDYISWTILIGLLLLVVEITFFNKGLAFTLIFAGALLYFGGKRLQSSIGKLIFGLGCLVLFFTTIDMIVFKFLIFAVIAYVIIYFYKSKNRPLLIQPVMKDLDRTGIQVLKQPPLFKNLFYGRQATPEQIYEWQDVNIQTGIGDARIDLSNTVLPKGEAVIAIRNFIGNIQVLVPYDVEVNVAHSVLAGTTIVFEEANEKLFNQTLVYRTNGYMEAPHKIKIITSMGIGRLEVKRI
- a CDS encoding sensor histidine kinase, giving the protein MRFMQKQMIWSIVFSLILFTIFTIIYITVFPVENWGLLLDAKIFDLPIYIFLPGIAIALGIIFGLSGIMTFKKQLEVVEEALQQLEQGRLFEEEKVTYSEELAPVFQKVKSIQRQMIEQVKTAQKLASEKAVDQEKEVQKIVSQERNRLARELHDSVSQQLFAASMLMSAITETKQEEDSREAKQLKLVEEMIHQSQLEMRALLLHLRPVPLKGKSLQEGMQELLNELSQKVPMEISWKIEEVPLEKGVEDHLFRILQESVSNTLRHSKATSLEVLLINRDDLIILRISDDGVGFNVSEEKAGSYGLQNMHERAKEIGGVLKVVSLKNKGTRLEVKVPLMVGD
- a CDS encoding response regulator, which encodes MIKVLFVDDHEMVRIGVTSYLSAQPDIEVVAEADNGARGVELALELRPDIVLMDLVMKEMDGIEATRRIIEAWPEAKIIIVTSFLDDEKVYPALEAGATSYMLKTSKASDIANAVRATFQGQTVLEPEVTGKMMTKMRQKKVIQPHEQLTEREMEILLLIAEGKTNQEIADEAFIALKTVKVHVSNILGKLEVNDRTQAVIYAFKHGLIK